From the genome of Nicotiana tabacum cultivar K326 chromosome 17, ASM71507v2, whole genome shotgun sequence:
GACGCGCATTTTTAAAAGTGGGCCCCACATGTCTGTACTATTCACTGTAGATGATTGAATGTTTTCGGAATGTAATCATTgcatattcaaatttcaaattaaatgtatCCGGATTAGAAAGTCATGCTTGCCGTGACTTTCCTAGAACTTGCTGGGCATGTTTGTCACATTATATATCATAGGGGGGTGGTTGCATTAATGCAACCAATGGCTTCAATATCTTGGGCCAATAACCAATGCTGGGTCTGTGAATTTATTAAACGGGCTTACTCTGGGCCTGGCCCAGAATCAGCGTTAGTCTGATGTGGACTTAATTGAGTCCATTTTTTTTCGATTTTGGGGGGAACTAGATACTGCAGCATCTATGACCCCCGTAGCTATAGAGTGTTTTGGGCCGTGGTAGTGGACCAGGAGCCCAATGGAACACTACCTGCCTTCCGTGATATATTTTTTTCTGTACAAGATATTACTGGGCTTAACGAGCTCTGATTCAGAGACCTCACTCTTATTAGGGATATGTCATCAATGACGTTATAAGTTATATTATTGGAATAAGATTTTGCATTAAAATCTAAATGAccactaatataattatgaacGCCTAATGATCTGGCCTAACCAGTCTTACCTGTTCTGCTTGGCCCCTCCAGTATCAGACTTAATGGTCTGTCACTACTATTATTCTTCACTGGCCTCGCAGATGGGTCTTCGAAAACCTCACCTAACCATTGCTCTatatcatctgggaccacatagcTTTGTGGGTCCCATTTTGAAATAAATAGTTGTTTAGGAAGGCAGAAATGTCTATCTAAATTAGCCCTTAATTTATCTAAATCTCTAATATAATCTCTGGGATGTTCCTCCATTAATATTTTAAGGGCATTAATGGTGGATCCTGAATTAATGGCCTTTGCGTATGAATCGTTGGCAGATTGGCAACCTCCTTGAGCACATGGAGATGAGGTTCCCCATCTTCGTGTAATTCTCTGGAAACcctaataaataatttatttactgGGGTAGAAATATTTTGTAACTGTGTAAGAGCTTCATCTTTTGTAAGAGAATAGTGGGGATAAGTCAAGAAATAATTCTTGGCTTGAATTCTAAATTTTTTAGACGGTCGCATATTTGTAATAAGAGTCAGGTCTCCGAATCAGAGCTCCCTTCAACTTGGTGAAATGAATTGGAGACTGGAGTACCATATATACTAGAACCCTTATTAGCCTTATTGATCCAGTTCATACATGTGGCGTCCATCCGTTATAATATTACCGGATGGACGCGCATTTTTAAAAGTGGGCCCCACATGTCTGTACTATTCACTGTAGATGATTGAATGTTTTCGGAATGTAATCATTgcatattcaaatttcaaattaaatgtatCCGGATTAGAAAGTCATGCTTGCCGTGACTTTCCTAGAACTTGCTGGGCATGTTTGTCACATTATATATCATAGGGGGGTGGTTGCATTAATGCAACCAATGGCTTCAATATCTTGGGCCAATAACCAATGCTGGGTCTGTGAATTTATTAAACGGGCTTACTCTGGGCCTGGCCCAGAATCAGCGTTAGTCTGATGTGGACTTAATTGAGTCCATTTGTTTTCGATTTTGGGGGGAACTAGATACTGCAGCATCTATGACCCCCCGTAGCTATAGAGTGTTTTGGGCCGTGGTAGTGGACCAGGAGCCCAATGGAACACTACCTGCCTTCCGTGATATATTTTTTTCTGTACAAGATATTACTGGGCTTAACGAGCTCTGATTCAGAGACCTCACTCTTATTAGGGATATGTCATCAATGACGTTATAAGTTATATTATTGGAATAAGATTTTGCATTAAAATCTAAATGAccactaatataattatgaacGCCTAATGATCTGGCCTAACCAGTCTTACCTGTTCTGCTTGGCCCCTCCAGTATCAGACTTAATGGTCTGTCACTACTATTATTCTTCACTGGCCTCGCAGATGGGTCTTCGAAAACCTCACCTAACCATTGCTCTatatcatctgggaccacatagcTTTGTGGGTCCCATTTTGAAATAAATAGTTGTTTAGGAAGGCAGAAATGTCTATCTAAATTAGCCCTTAATTTATCTAAATCTCTAATATAATCTCTGGGTTGTTCCTCCATTAATATTTTAAGGGCATTAATGGTGGATCCTGAATTAATGGCCTTTGCGTATGAATCGTTGGCAGCTTGGCAACCTCCTTGAGCACATGGAGATGAGGTTCCCCATCTTCGTGTAATTCTTTGGAAACcctaataaataatttattcacTGGGATAGAAATATTTTGTAACTGTGTAAGAGCTTCGTCTTTTGTAAGGGAATAGTGGGGATAAGTCAAGAAATAATTCTTGGCTTGAATTCTAAATTTTTTAGACGGTGGCATATTTGTAATAAGAGTGAGGTCTCCGAATCAGAGCTCCCTTCAACTTGGTGAAATGAATTGGAGACTGGAGTACCATATATACTAGAACCCTTAATAGCCTTATTGATCCAGTTCACACACGTGGCGTCCATCCGTTATAATATTACCGGATGGACGCGCATTTTTAAAAGTGGGCCCCACATGTCTGTACTATTCACTGTAGATGATTGAATGTTGTCGGAATGTAATCATTgcatattcaaatttcaaattaaatgtatCCGGATTAGAAAGTCATGCTTGCCGTGACTTTCCTAGAACTTGCTGGGCATGTTTGTCACATTATATATCATGGGGGGGTGGTTGCATTAATGCAACCAATGGCTTCAATACCTTGGGCCTATAACCAATGCTGGGTCTGTGAATTTATTAAATGGGCTTACTCTGGGCCTGGCCCAGAATCAGCGTGAGTCTGATGTGGACTTAATTGAGTCCATTTTTTTCGATTTTGGGGGGAACTAGATACTGCAGCATCTATGACCCCCTGTAGCTATAGAGTGTTTTGGGCCGTGGTAGTGGACCAGGAGCCCAATGGAACACTACCTGCCTTCCGTGATATATTTTCTTCTGTACAAGATATCACTGGGCTTAACTAGCTCTGATTCGGAGACCTCACTCTTATTAGGGATATGTCATCAATGACGTTATAAGTTACATTATTGGAATAAGATTTTGCATTAAAATCTAAATGACAACTAATATAATTATGAACGCCTAATGATCTGGCCCAAGCAGTCTTACCTGTTCTGCTTGGACCCTCCAGTATCAGACTCAATGGTCTGTCACTACTATTATTCTCCACTGGCCTCGCAGATGGGTCTTCGAAAACCTCACCTAACCATTGCTCTatatcatctgggaccacatagctttgtgggtcccattttaaaataaatagtTGTTTAGGAAGGCAGAAATGTCTATCTAAATTAGCCCTTAATTTATCTAAATCTCTAATATAATCTCTGGGTTGTTCCTCCATTAATATTTTAAGGGCATTAATGGTGGATCCTGAATTAATGGCATTTGCGTATGAATCGTTGGCAGATTGGCAACCTCCTCTACTTGATCTGCCATCGATTTGGaaaactccaaaatcaataaaGTCTCCGTCTTTCTCCACGTATGTTTTAACATCGGAGGAGGACTTAGCTCCCTGAATGTTCGGATGGAAATGTGCTGACCTGGTGGGGGAAGTGAGGTCGAATGCTCTATTGTTGGTGCAGACATACTTGCCTTCGAATTGGATGAGCACATGGAGATGAGGTTCCCCAACTTCGTGTAATTCTCTGGAAATCCTAATAAATAATTTATCTACTGGGGTATAAATATTTTCTAACTGTGTAGGAGCTTCGTCTTTTGTAAGAGAACGGTGGGGATAAGTCAAGAAATAATTCTTGGCTTGAATTCTAAATTTTTTAGACGGTGCTATATTTGTTATAAGAGTGAGGTCTCCGAATCAGAGCTCCCTACAACTTGGTGAAATGAATTGGAGACTGGAGTACCATATATACTAGAACCCTTAATAGCCTTATTTGATCCAGTTCACACACATGGCATCCATCTGTTATACTATTACCGGATGGACGCGCATTTTTAAAAGTGGGCCCCACATGTCTGTACTATTCACTGTAGATGATTGAATGTTGTCGGAATGTAATCATTacatattcaaatttcaaattaaatgtatCCGGATTAGAAAGTCATGCTTGTCGTGACTTTCCTAGAACTCGCTGGGCAAGTTTGTCACATTATAAATCATGGGGGGGGGGATTGCATTAATGCAACCAATGGCTTCAATACCTTGGGCCTATAACCAATGCTGGGTCTGTGAATTTATTAAATGGGCTTACTCTGGGCCTGGCCCAGAATCAGCGTGAGTCTGATGTGGACTTAATTGAgtccattttttttcaattttgggGGGAACTAGATATTGCAGCATCTATGACCCCCCGTAGCTTTAGAGTGTTTTGGGCCATGGTAGTGGACCAGGAGCCCAATGGAACACTACCTGCCTTCCGTGATATATTTTCTTCTGTACAAGATGTCACTGGGCTTAACTAGCTCTGATTCGGAGACCTCACTCTTATTAGGGATATGTCATCAATGACGTTATAAGTTACATTATTGGAATAAGATTTTGCATTAAAATCTAAATGAccactaatataattatgaacGCCTAATGATCTGGCCCAAGCAGTCTTACCTGTTCTGCTTGGCCCCTCCAGTATCAGACTCAATGGTCTGTCACTACTATTATTCTCCACTGGCCTCGCAGATGGGTCTTCGAAAACCTCACCTAACCATTGATCTatatcatctgggaccacatagctttgtgggtcccattttaaaataaatagtTGTTTAGGAAGGCAGAAATGTCTATCTAAATTAGCCCTTAATTTATCTAAATCTCTAATATAATCTCTGGGTTGTTCCTCCATTAATATTTTAAGGGCATTAATGGTGGATCCTGAATTAATGGCATTTGCGTATGAATCGTTGGCAGATTGGCAACCTCCTCTACTTGATCTGCCATCGATTTGGaaaactccaaaatcaataaaGTCTCCGTCTTTCTCCACGTATGTTTTAACATCGGAGGAGGACTTAGCTCCCTGAATGTTCGGATGGAAATGTGCTGACCTGGTGGGGGAAGTGAGGTCGAATGCTCTATTGTTGGTGCAGACATACTTGCCTTCGAATTGGATGAGCACATGGAGATGAGGTTCCCCAACTTCGTGTAATTCTCTGGAAATcctaataaataatttatttactgGGGTAGAAATATTTTGTAACTGTGTAAGAGCTTCGTCTTTTGTAAGAGAACGGTGGGGATAAGTCAAGAAATAATTATTGGCTTGAATTCTAAATTTTTTAGACGGTGGCATATTTGTAATAAGTGTGAGGTCTCCGAATCAGAGCTCCCTTCAACTTGGTGAAATGAATTAGAGACTGGAGTACCATATATACTAGAACCCTTAATAGCCTTATTTGATCCAGTTCACACACATGGCGTCCATCCGTTATAATATTACCGGATGGACGCGCATTTTTAAAAGTGGGACCCATATGTCTGTACTATTCACTGTAGATGATTGAATGTTGTCGGAATGTAATCATTgcatattcaaatttcaaattaaatgtatCCGGATTAGAAAGTCATGCTTGCCGTGACTTTCCTAGAACTTGCTGGGCATGTTTGTCACATTATATATCATGGGGGGGTGGTTGCATTAATTGCAACCAATGGCTTCAATACCTTGGGCCTATAACCAATGCTGGGTCTGTGAATTTATTAAATGGGCTTACTCTGGGCCTGGCCCAGAATCAGCGTGAGTCTGATGTGGACTTAATTGAGTCCATTTTTTTTCGATTTTGGGGGGAACTAGATACTGCAGCATCTATGACCCCCGTAGCTATAGAGTGTTTTGGGCCGTGGTAGTGGACCAGGAGCCCAATGGAACACGACCTGCCTTCCGTGATATATTTTCTTCTATACAAGATATCACTGGGCTTAACTAGCTCTGATTCGGAGACCTCACTCTTATTAGGGATATGTCATCAATGACGTTATAAGTTACATTATTGGAATAAGATTTTGCATTAAAATCTAAATGAccactaatataattatgaacGCCTAATGATCTGGCCCAAGCAGTCTTACCTGTTCTGCTTGGCCCCTCCAGTATCAGACTCAATGGTCTGTCACTACTATTATTCTTCACTGGCCTCGCAGATGGGTCTTCGAAAACCTCACCTAACCATTGCTCTatatcatctgggaccacatagcTTTGTGGGTCCCATTTTGAAATAAATAGTTGTTTAGGAGGGCAGAAATGTCTATCTAAATTAGCCCTTAATTTATCTAAATCTCTAATATAATCTCTGGGCTGTTCCTCCATTAATATTTTAAGGGCATTAATGGTGGATCCTGAATTAATGGCCTTTGCGTATGAATCGTTGGCAGATTGGCAACCTCCTCTACTTGATCTGCCATCGATTTGGAAAactccaaaatcaaaaaaatctcCGTCTTTCTCCACGTATGTTTTAACATCGGAGGAGGACTTAGCTCCCTGAATTTTCGGATGGAAATGTGCTGACCTGGTTGGGGAAGTGAGGTCGAATGCTCTATTGTTGGTGCAGACATACTTGCCTTCGAATTGGATGAGCACATGGAGATGAGGTTCCCCATCTTCGTGTAATTCTCTGGAAATcctaataaataatttatttactgGGGTAGAAATATTTTGTAACTGTGTAAGAGCTTCGTCTTTTGTAAGAGAACGGTGGGGATAAGTCAAGAAATAATTCTTGGCTTGAATTCTAAATTTTTTAGACGGTGCCATATTTGTTATAAGAGTGAGGTCTCCGAATCAGAGCTCCCTTCAACTTGGTGAAATGAATTGGAGACTGGAGTACCATATATACTATAACCCTTAATAGCCTTATTTGATCCAGTTCACACACATGGCGTCCATCCGTTATAATATTACCGGATGGATGCACATTTTTAAAAGTGTGCCCCACATGTCTGTACTATTCACTATAGATGATTGAATATTGTCGGAATGTAATCATTGCATATTCAAATTACAAATTAAATTTATCCGGATTAGAAAGTCATGCTTGCCGTGACTTTCCTAGAACTTGCTCGGCAAGTTTGTCACATTATAAATCATGGGGGGGGGGGATTGCATTAATGCAACAAATGGCTTCAATACCTTGGGCCTATAACCAATGCTGGGTCTGTGAATTTATTAAATGGGCTTACTCTGGGCCTGGCCCAGAATCAGCGTTAGTTTGATGCGGACTTAATTGAGTCCATTTTTTTTCGATTTTGGGGGGAACTAGATATTGCAGCATCTATGACCCCCCGTAGCTATAGAGTGTTTTGGGCCGTGGTAGTGGACCAGGAGCCCAATGGAACACTACCTGCCTTCCGTGATATATTTTCTTCTGTACAAGATATCACTAGGCTTAACTAGCTCTGATTCGGAGACCTCACTCTTATTAGGGGTATGTCATCAATGACGTTATAAGTTACATTATTGGAATAAGATTTTGCATTAAAATCTAAATGACCTCTAATATAATTATAAATGCCTAATGATCTGGCCCAAGCAGTCTTACCTGTTCTACTTGGCCCCTCCAGTATCAGACTCAATGGTCTGTCACTACTATTATTCTTCACTGGCCTCACAGATGGGTCTTCGAAAACCTCACCTAACCATTGCTCTatatcatctgggaccacatagcTTTGTGGGTCCCATTTTGAAATAAATAGTTGTTTAGGAGGGCAGAAATGTCTATCTAAATTAGCCCTTAATTTATTTAAATCTCTAATATAATCTCTGGGCTGTTCCTCCATTAATATTTTAAGGGCATTAATGGTGGATCCTGAATTAATGGCCTTTGCGTAAGAATCGTTGGCAGATTGGCGACCTCCTTGAGCACATGGAGATGAGGTTCCCCATCTTCGTGTAATTCTCTGGAAACcctaataaataatttatttactaGGGTAGAAATATTTTGTAACTGTGTAAGAGCTTCGTCTTTTGTAAGAAAACGATGGGGATAAGTCAAGAAATAATTCTTGGCTTGAATTCTAAATTTTTTAGACGGTGGCATATTTGTAATAAGAGTGAGGCCTCCGAAGCAGAGCTCCCTTCAACTTGGTGAAATGAATTGGAGACTGGAGTACCATATATACTAGAACCCTAAATAGCCTTATTGATCCAGTTCACACACGTGGCGTCCATCCGTTATAATATTACCGGATGGACGCGCATTTTTAAAAGTGGGCCCTACATGTCAGTACTATTCACTGTAGATGATTGAATGTTGTCGGAATGTAATCATTGCATATTCAAAATGCAAATTAAATGTATCCGGATTAGAAAGTCATGCTTGCCGTGACTTTCCTAGAACTTCCTGGGCAAGTTTGTCACATTATAAATCATGGGGGGGGGGGATTGCATTAATGCAACCAATGGCTTCAATACCTTGGGCCTATAACCAATGCTGGGTCTGTGAATTTATTAAATGGGCTTACTCTGGGCCTGGCCCAGAATCAACGTGAGTCTGATGTGGACTTAATTGAGTCCATTTTTTTTCGATTTTGAGGGGAACTAGATACTGCAGCATCTATGACCCCCCGTAGCTTTAGAGTGTTTTGGGCCGTGGTAGTGGACCAGGAGCCCAATGGAACACTACCTGTCTTCCGTGATATATTTTCTTCTATACAAGATATCACTGGGCTTAACTAGCTCTGATTCGGAGACCTCACTCTTATTAGGGATATGTCATCGATGACGTTATAGGTTACATTATTGGAATAAGATTTTGCATTAAAATCTAAATGAccactaatataattatgaacGCTTAATGATCTGGCCCAAGCAGTCTTACCTGTTCTGCTTGGCCCCTCCAGTATCAGACTCAATGGTCTGTCACTACTGTTATTCTTCACTGGCTTCACAGATGGGTCTTCGAAAACCTCACCTAACCATTGCTCTatatcatctgggaccacatagcTTTGTGGGTCCTATTTTGATATAAATAGTTGTTTAAGAGGGTAGAAATGTCTATCTAAATTAGCCCTTAATTTATCTAAATCTCAAATATAATCTCTGGGCTATTCCTCCATTAATATTTTAAGGGCATTAATGGTGGATCCTGAATTAATGGCCTTTGCGTATGAATCGTTGGCAGATTGGCGACCTCCTTGAGCACATGGAGATGAGGTTCCCCATCTTCGTGTAATTCTTTGAAAACcctaataaataatttatttactgGGGTAGAAATATTTTGTAACTGTGTAAGAGCTTCGTCTTTTGTAAGAGAACGGTGGGGATAAGTCAAGATATAATTCTTGGCTTGAATTCTAAATTTTTTAGACGGTGGCATATTTGTAATAAGAGTGAGGTCTCCGAATCAGAGCTCCCTTCACCTTGGTGAAATGAATTGGAGACTGGAGTACCATATATACTAGAACCCTTAATAGCCTTATTGATCCAGTTCACACACGTGGCGTCCATCCGTTATAATATTACCGAATGGACGTGCAATTTTAAAAGTGGGCCCCACATGTCTGTACTGTTCACTGTAGATGATTGAATGTTGTCGGAATGTAATCATTgcatattcaaatttcaaattaaatgtatCCGGATTAGAAAGTCATGCTTGCCGTGACTTTCCTAGAACTTGCTGGGCAAGTTTGTAACATTATAAATCATAGGGAGGGGGGTTGCATTAATGCAACCAATGGCTTCAATACCTTGGGCCTATTACCAATGCTGGGTCTGTGAATTTATTAAATGGGCTTACTCTGGGCCTGGCCCAGAATCAGCGTGAGTCTGATGTGGACTTAATTGAgtccattttttttcaattttgggGGGAACTAGATACTGCAGCATCTATGACCCCCCGTAGCTATAGAGTGTTTTGGGCCGTGGTAGTGGACCAGGAGCCCAATGGAACACTACCTGTCTTCCGTGATATATTTTCTTCTATACAAGATATCACTGGGCTTAACTACCTCTGATTCGGAGACCTCACTCTTATTAGGGATATGTCATCAATGACGTTATAAGTTACATTATTGGAATAATATTTTGCATTAAAATCTAAATGAccactaatataattatgaatGCCTAATGATCTGGCCCAAGCAGTCTTACCTGTTCTGCTTGGCCCCTCCAGTATCAGGCTCAATGGTCTGTCACTACTATTATTCTTCACTGGCCTCGCAGATGGGTCTTCGAAAACCTCAACTAACCATTGCTCTATATCATCTGGGACCACAAAGCTCTGTGGGTCCTATTTTGAAATAAATAGTTGTTTAGGAGGGCAGAAATGTCTATCTAAATTAGCCCTTAATTTATCTAAATCTCTAATATAATCTCTGGGCTGTTCCTCCATTAATATTTTAAGGGCATTAATGGTGGATCCTGAATTAATGGCCTTTGTGTATGAATCGTTGGAAGATTGGCAACCTCCTTGAGCACATGGATATGAGGTTCCCCATCTTCGTGTAATTCTCTAGAAATcctaataaataatttatttactgGGGTAGAAATATTTTGTAACCGTGTAAGAGCTTCGTCTTTTGTAAGAGAACGGTGGGGATAAGTCAAGAAATAATTCTTGGCTTGAATTCTAAATTTTTTAGACGGTGGCATATTTGTAATAAGAGTGAGGTCTCCGAATCAGAGCTCCCTTCAACTTGGTGAAATGAATTGGAGACTGGAGTACCATATATACTAGAACCCTTAATAGCCTTATTGATCCAGTTCACACACGTGGCGTCCATCCGTTATAATATTACCAGATGGCCGCGCAATTTTAAAAGTGGGCCCCACATGTCTGTACTATTCACTGTAGATGATTGAATGTTGTCGGAATGTAATCATTGcatattcaaaattcaaattaaatgtaTCTGGATTAGAAAGTCATGCTTGCCGTGACTTTCCTATAACTTGTTGGGCAAGTTTGTCACATTATAAATCATAGGGAGGGGGGTTGCATTAATGCAACCAATGGCTTCAATACCTTGGGCCTATTACCAATGCTGGGTCTGTGAATTTATTAAATGGGCTTACTCTGGGCCTGGCCCAGAATCAGCGTGAGTCTGATGTGGACTTAATTGAgtccattttttttcaattttgggGGGAACTAGATACTGCAGCATCTATGACCCCCCGTAGCTATAGAGTGTTTTGGGCCGTGGTAGTGGACCAGGAGCCCAATGGAACACTACCTGTCTTCCGTGATATATTTTCTTCTATACAAGATATCACTGGGCTTAACTACCTCTGATTCGGAGACCTCACTCTTATTAGGGATATGTCATCAATGACGTTATAAGTTACATTATTGGAATAATATTTTGCATTAAAATCTAAATGAccactaatataattatgaatGCCTAATGATCTGGCCCAAGCAGTCTTACCTGTTCTGCTTGGCCCCTCCAGTATCAGGCTCAATGGTCTGTCACTACTATTATTCTTCACTGGCCTCGCAGATGGGTCTTCGAAAACCTCAACTAACCATTGCTCTATATCATCTGGGACCACAAAGCTTTGTGGGTCCTATTTTGAAATAAATAGTTGTTTAGGAGGGCAGAAATGTCTATCTAAATTAGCCCTTAATTTATCTAAATCTCTAATATAATCTCTGGGCTGTTCCTCCATTAATATTTTAAGGGCATTAATGGTGGATCCTGAATTAATGGCCTTTGTGTATGAATCGTTGGAAGATTGGCAACCTCCTTGAGCACATGGATATGAGGTTCCCCATCTTCGTGTAATTCTCTAGAAATcctaataaataatttatttactgGGGTAGAAATATTTTGTAACCGTGTAAGAGCTTCGTCTTTTGCAAGAGAACGGTGGGGATAAGTCAAGAAATAATTCTTGGCTTGAATTCTAAATTTTTTAGACGGTGACATATTTGTAATAAGAGTGAGGTCTCCGAATCAGAGCTCCCTTCAACTTGGTGAAATGAATTGGAGACTGGAGTACCATATATACTAGAACCCTTAATAGCCTTATTGATCCAGTTCACACACGTGGCGTCCATCCGTTATAATATTACCAGATGGCCGCGCAATTTTAAAAGTGGGCCCCACATGTCTGTACTATTCACTGTAGATGATTGAATGTTGTCGGAATGTAATCATTGcatattcaaaattcaaattaaatgtaTCTGGATTAGAAAGTCATGCTTGCCGTGACTTTCCTATAACTTGTTGGGCAAGTTTGTCACATTATAAATCATAGGGAGGGGGGTTGCATTAATGCAACCAATGGCTTCAATACCTTGGGCCTATTACCAATGCTGGGTCTGTGAATTTATTAAATGGGCTTACTCTGGGCCTGGCCCAGAATCAGCGTGAGTCTGATGTGGACTTAATTGAgtccattttttttcaattttgggGGGAACTAGATACTGCAGCATCTATGACCCCCCGTAGCTATAGAGTGTTTTGGGCCGTGGTAGTGGACCAGGAGCCCAATGGAACACTACCTGTCTTCCGTGATATATTTTCTTCTATACAAGATATCACTGGGCTTAACTACCTCTGATTCGGAGACCTCACTCTTATTAGGGATATGTCATCAATGACGTTATAAGTTACATTATTGGAATAATATTTTGCATTAAAATCTAAATGAccactaatataattatgaatGCCTAATGATCTGGCCCAAGCAGTCTTACCTGTTCTGCTTGGCCCCTCCAGTATCAGGCTCAAT
Proteins encoded in this window:
- the LOC142172063 gene encoding uncharacterized protein LOC142172063, coding for MAPSKKFRIQAKNYFLTYPHRSLTKDEALTQLQNISTPVNKLFIRISRELHEDGEPHLHVLIQFEGKYVCTNNRAFDLTSPTRSAHFHPKIQGAKSSSDVKTYVEKDGDFFDFGVFQIDGRSSRGGCQSANDSYAKAINSGSTINALKILMEEQPRDYIRDLDKLRANLDRHFCPPKQLFISKWDPQSYVVPDDIEQWLGEVFEDPSARPVKNNSSDRPLSLILEGPSRTGKTAWARSLGVHNYISGHLDFNAKSYSNNVTYNVIDDISLIRVRSPNQS